GCATTGCTTGCAAGTAATCTTCCATATGAAGAGAAAATAAAACAGATGATTTCCTTTGAAAGAAACATGGCCAACCATTCAATGAATAATAAATTTTTTCAAGATCTCCTCAAGGATTATGCAACAGGACAAAGCTATGTAGAAGAGGTCTATCTTAAGGAAGGCTTGCCATTGCTCATTGAGTTTGTAAATGATGGAAAGAATCAAGGATTTATTGATTCATCGTTATCAAATGAAGCCATATTATTTTATTTGCAAATGTTTCAGGAATATATGCAGCGTGATGATGTTGTTCACACGTTACTCCCATTATCAGAGGATCTTACGAAGCTATTCTTTTATGGGGTTGTTGGCAAGAGGGAAAATAATCGTGAAAACATATAAAAACAAGCTCAAGGCATTCCCCTTGAGCTTCTTTAAAATTCAATAAGAAATGGCTGAGTATTTTTATCCAAGCAATATTCAATTCGTTGTCTGAAATTATGCCAAGTCACCTTGACTAGAGCGTGTTCAATAGGGAAGAATCCTACTTCCAGGCTCTCTGGAGAGGTCGCTAACTCGCCGCCAATTGGCTTAGCTAAAAAAAGAGTATTGCAAATCGACCTTGTTACATTTTGAAAAATTCCGCAGAACTTTATGATTTCTATATCAATCCCTGACTCCTCTTTTGTTTCTCGGATTGCCGCCTCTTTTAAAGACTCTCCTTCCTCAACTTGTCCGCCAGGCATTTCCCAGCCTCTTTTAGGTCCTTTAATTAATAAAATTTCCCGTTGATCGTTTATTACTATTGTTGCTGCTGAAACGATATGTTTTGGTGGTGTATAAATCGGCTGCTGTGTCTTTTTCAATAAAATTCCCCGTCTTCCCTTTTTAAATTTTCTAAAGCGTGAACCCACAAATCTAATAATCCAACGGCCCATCCGATTCTAAAACCCGCATTCGATACACATTCATTGCTGTTTCTGCAAGCTGATCCATTAAATTATAGTTGGCATAGGCACCGACAATCGCACCGAATCCCGGAATTAATTGAAGCATTTTAATTAAATCAATATGATCCCGATATTCCTGCTGAAAAACGCGCCAGTCCATGTCGACAAGCTTATCCTTTTGTTCCTCCCAGTTCTCAACAATAAACAATGTCTCTCTTCGCTTGTCTTCACTGGAGAACGCTAGCTGAAAGATATGAAGCAGAAATAAACGTTCTTCATACTTATTCGTATCAAATCCATAAACTGCTGCTGCTT
This region of Oceanobacillus sp. FSL K6-2867 genomic DNA includes:
- a CDS encoding TetR/AcrR family transcriptional regulator; this translates as MDGFERRRELKKKDILEAALDLFMKYGVQKVSIAEIAKEASVSQVTIYNYFDSKNNLIHLVFKFYVDQIWDEMKALLASNLPYEEKIKQMISFERNMANHSMNNKFFQDLLKDYATGQSYVEEVYLKEGLPLLIEFVNDGKNQGFIDSSLSNEAILFYLQMFQEYMQRDDVVHTLLPLSEDLTKLFFYGVVGKRENNRENI
- a CDS encoding NUDIX hydrolase, giving the protein MKKTQQPIYTPPKHIVSAATIVINDQREILLIKGPKRGWEMPGGQVEEGESLKEAAIRETKEESGIDIEIIKFCGIFQNVTRSICNTLFLAKPIGGELATSPESLEVGFFPIEHALVKVTWHNFRQRIEYCLDKNTQPFLIEF